A genomic window from Gymnodinialimonas ceratoperidinii includes:
- a CDS encoding queuosine precursor transporter, whose protein sequence is MTKLLPGVLAMAAIVVASNILVQFLFGQWLTWGAFTYPLAFLVTDVMNRVYGAAMARKVVFSGFIVGVICSLIGTQIMGEFGPLVTFRIALGSGIAFLSAQLLDVAIFDRLRDGGWWKAPVFSSVIGSSVDTALFFFIAFSGALTGVLPGDVAWANEALPLLGAGPVAPLWVSLAVADWGVKLALALVALIPFRLITRKIIAHAA, encoded by the coding sequence ATGACAAAGCTTTTGCCCGGCGTTCTCGCCATGGCGGCCATCGTGGTGGCCTCGAATATCCTCGTGCAGTTCCTCTTCGGCCAGTGGCTGACCTGGGGCGCTTTCACCTATCCCCTCGCCTTTCTCGTGACCGACGTGATGAACCGCGTCTACGGCGCTGCCATGGCGCGGAAGGTCGTCTTCTCGGGCTTCATCGTGGGCGTCATCTGCTCGCTGATCGGGACCCAGATCATGGGCGAGTTCGGCCCGCTGGTGACGTTCCGCATCGCGCTTGGCTCCGGAATTGCGTTTCTTTCCGCACAGTTGCTGGATGTTGCGATCTTTGATCGGCTGCGGGATGGGGGGTGGTGGAAGGCGCCTGTTTTCTCCAGCGTGATCGGGTCCAGCGTGGATACGGCGCTGTTCTTTTTCATCGCGTTTTCGGGGGCTCTCACGGGGGTTCTGCCGGGCGATGTGGCTTGGGCGAACGAGGCCTTGCCGCTTCTGGGCGCGGGTCCGGTGGCGCCTTTGTGGGTGTCCCTCGCGGTGGCCGATTGGGGCGTCAAGCTGGCGCTCGCCCTGGTGGCCCTGATTCCCTTCCGCCTCATCACCCGAAAAATTATCGCACATGCTGCGTGA
- the arfB gene encoding alternative ribosome rescue aminoacyl-tRNA hydrolase ArfB, giving the protein MLRITDDISIEDWEITESFVRAGGPGGQNVNKVNTAVELRFEAERSPNLPGPVKTRLRRLAGRRWTKEGALVLQVSEERSQARNRDVARERLAELIRRATVAPKKRVKTRVSQNQKRKRVEAKKRRGEVKALRGGVEE; this is encoded by the coding sequence ATGCTGCGCATAACCGACGACATTTCGATCGAGGATTGGGAGATCACCGAGAGTTTCGTGCGCGCGGGCGGGCCGGGCGGGCAGAACGTGAACAAGGTGAACACGGCGGTCGAGCTGCGGTTCGAGGCGGAGCGGTCTCCGAACCTGCCGGGGCCGGTGAAGACGCGGCTGAGACGGCTGGCGGGGCGGCGCTGGACCAAGGAGGGGGCGCTGGTGCTGCAGGTCTCGGAAGAGCGCAGCCAGGCCCGGAACCGAGATGTCGCCCGCGAGCGGCTGGCCGAGCTGATCCGCCGCGCCACGGTGGCGCCGAAAAAGCGGGTCAAGACACGGGTGAGCCAGAACCAGAAGCGGAAGCGGGTGGAGGCGAAGAAGCGGCGCGGAGAGGTGAAGGCGTTGAGGGGTGGGGTTGAGGAGTGA
- a CDS encoding Abi family protein encodes MLSSYNRPPVSISEQVRHLKSKGLEISDTSAAEKQLDEKGYYRLKAYLLPFRENGGFIKGTSLDQAVQLYEFDEKLRLLVFKHIQRIEIAVRTRFNEAICSKTENSFWYLDSSLFGRNTASYANTVNKLRSAFLESQETFARHFRDRYYNDYCSFYSLMPPSWMAIELMTFGNMLTLLNSVSEDTISKFKLDRWTRREIGPDKFKKLTNWIHCIRDVRNHCAHHNRLFNRNFPAPDGVKAYLDSDIHLVEIDGGVAGQNQFNRLYTTLAVMQVISKRIGLPPIGPSLKGLFDEHEEATNHLRSMGFPDDWKSEKLFF; translated from the coding sequence ATGTTGAGCTCTTACAATCGCCCTCCGGTATCCATTTCGGAACAAGTTAGGCATCTGAAGTCCAAGGGACTTGAGATTTCTGACACGTCCGCTGCAGAAAAACAGTTGGACGAAAAAGGGTACTACCGCCTGAAGGCGTACCTCCTTCCGTTCAGAGAGAATGGAGGTTTTATTAAAGGCACGTCGCTGGACCAAGCTGTTCAGCTCTACGAATTTGATGAAAAACTCCGCCTGCTAGTTTTTAAGCACATCCAGCGTATCGAAATTGCTGTCCGGACTCGTTTTAATGAAGCGATCTGCTCGAAAACAGAGAACTCCTTCTGGTACCTCGACTCCAGCCTCTTTGGTCGAAACACAGCTTCCTATGCAAACACGGTAAATAAGCTTCGAAGTGCGTTTCTTGAGTCTCAAGAAACATTCGCAAGACACTTCCGTGATCGATACTACAACGATTACTGTAGCTTTTACAGCCTTATGCCTCCGAGCTGGATGGCGATAGAGCTAATGACCTTCGGCAATATGTTGACGCTGCTCAATAGCGTTTCCGAGGATACTATTTCTAAATTTAAGCTTGACCGTTGGACGAGAAGAGAAATTGGGCCAGACAAATTTAAGAAGCTAACTAACTGGATCCATTGCATCCGAGATGTTCGAAACCACTGCGCTCATCACAATCGCTTGTTTAATAGGAACTTTCCGGCACCTGACGGCGTCAAAGCGTATCTAGACTCAGATATTCACTTAGTCGAAATAGATGGCGGTGTAGCGGGACAAAATCAATTCAATCGTCTCTATACTACCTTGGCTGTAATGCAAGTTATCTCTAAACGAATTGGCTTGCCTCCAATAGGTCCAAGTCTAAAAGGTTTATTTGATGAACACGAAGAAGCTACTAACCACCTGCGCTCAATGGGATTTCCAGACGACTGGAAATCTGAGAAGCTTTTCTTCTAA
- the pncB gene encoding nicotinate phosphoribosyltransferase → MVDIATRVWNHKWKIDPIVRSLIDTDFYKLLMCQSVFRNKPDTRVTFSLINRTTRIPLAKLIDEGELREQLDHIRTLRLKRGESTWMRGNTFYGKRAMFSPDFMEWFENLQLPPYHLERVGDQYELTFEGAWPEVMLWEIPALSVLMELRGRAVLDQMGRFEIQVLYARAMTKLWEKIERLQGNPSLRIADFGTRRRHSFLWQDWAVQAMREGLGESFAGTSNCLIAKNRDLEAIGTNAHELPMVYAALAEDDTALANAPYDVLSDWHDEHSGNLRIILPDTYGTQGFLDNAPDWLAGWTGIRIDSGDPATGAENAIAWWKSRGEDPREKLIIFSDGLDVDKIETLHKQFAGRVRVSFGWGTLLTNDFRGLVEDDALAPFSLVCKAVSANGRPTVKLSDNPKKAMGPADEIARYKRVFGVGDQEAVEVVV, encoded by the coding sequence ATGGTCGACATCGCCACCCGAGTCTGGAACCACAAGTGGAAGATCGACCCGATCGTCCGGTCCCTGATCGATACGGATTTCTACAAGCTGCTGATGTGCCAGTCGGTGTTTCGCAACAAGCCCGACACCCGCGTCACCTTCAGCCTGATCAACCGCACCACCCGCATCCCGCTCGCAAAGCTCATCGACGAGGGCGAGCTGCGCGAACAGCTCGATCACATCCGCACCCTGCGCCTGAAGCGCGGCGAAAGCACGTGGATGCGCGGCAATACCTTCTACGGCAAACGCGCCATGTTCTCCCCCGATTTCATGGAGTGGTTCGAGAACCTGCAACTGCCGCCCTACCACCTCGAACGGGTCGGCGACCAATACGAGCTCACCTTCGAAGGCGCCTGGCCCGAGGTCATGCTCTGGGAAATCCCCGCCCTCTCCGTCCTGATGGAGCTGCGCGGCCGCGCCGTGCTCGACCAGATGGGCCGGTTCGAGATCCAGGTCCTCTACGCCCGCGCCATGACCAAGCTCTGGGAAAAGATCGAGCGTCTGCAAGGCAATCCCTCGCTCCGCATCGCCGATTTCGGCACCCGGCGGCGGCACTCCTTCCTCTGGCAGGACTGGGCCGTTCAGGCCATGCGCGAGGGCCTGGGCGAGAGCTTCGCCGGCACCTCCAACTGCCTCATCGCCAAGAACCGCGACCTCGAGGCGATCGGCACCAACGCCCATGAACTGCCCATGGTCTACGCCGCCCTCGCCGAGGATGACACCGCGCTGGCCAATGCCCCCTACGACGTGCTCTCGGACTGGCACGACGAGCATTCCGGCAACCTGCGCATCATCCTGCCCGACACCTACGGCACGCAAGGCTTCCTCGACAACGCTCCCGACTGGCTGGCTGGTTGGACCGGCATCCGCATCGACAGCGGCGACCCCGCGACGGGCGCCGAAAACGCCATCGCTTGGTGGAAATCCCGCGGCGAGGACCCCCGCGAGAAGCTCATCATCTTCTCCGACGGCCTCGACGTCGACAAGATCGAGACCCTGCACAAACAATTCGCCGGCCGCGTCCGCGTGTCCTTCGGCTGGGGCACGCTGCTCACCAACGATTTCCGAGGCCTCGTGGAAGACGACGCCCTGGCCCCCTTCTCACTGGTCTGCAAGGCGGTGAGCGCCAACGGACGCCCCACCGTCAAGCTGAGCGACAACCCGAAAAAGGCGATGGGTCCGGCGGATGAGATCGCGCGGTATAAGAGGGTGTTTGGAGTGGGGGATCAGGAAGCGGTGGAGGTTGTGGTTTAG
- a CDS encoding flavodoxin family protein encodes MSDTGFADLRALFINTSLKREPTESHTKLLLNASADIMAGQGVTTEHLHMLSHQVPPGVYPDMTEHGWDRDDWPAIWQKVQAADILVIGSPLWLGEESSVCRVLIERLYGMSGELNDKGQSVFYNKVAGSVITGNEDGIKHAAMTIGYAMNHLGYTTPPQADCGWIGEAGPGPSYGDEKDDGTRVGFDNEFTQRNTTIMTWNLMHLARILKSAGGYPNQGNDRNAWDAGARFGFENPEYRS; translated from the coding sequence ATGTCCGATACTGGCTTCGCCGATCTCCGCGCGCTTTTCATCAACACGTCGCTCAAACGCGAACCGACCGAGAGCCACACCAAGCTGCTCCTCAACGCCTCTGCCGACATCATGGCGGGCCAAGGCGTCACCACCGAGCACCTGCACATGCTCAGCCATCAGGTCCCCCCCGGCGTCTACCCCGACATGACCGAACACGGCTGGGACCGCGACGACTGGCCCGCGATCTGGCAGAAGGTGCAGGCCGCCGACATCCTCGTCATCGGCTCCCCGCTCTGGCTGGGCGAGGAATCCTCCGTTTGCCGGGTCCTGATCGAACGCCTCTACGGCATGTCCGGAGAGCTGAACGACAAGGGCCAGTCCGTCTTCTACAACAAGGTCGCGGGCAGCGTGATCACCGGCAACGAGGACGGCATCAAGCACGCCGCCATGACCATCGGCTACGCGATGAACCACCTCGGCTACACCACCCCGCCCCAGGCCGATTGCGGCTGGATCGGCGAGGCCGGCCCCGGCCCCTCCTACGGCGACGAGAAGGACGACGGCACCCGCGTGGGCTTCGACAACGAATTCACCCAGCGCAACACCACCATCATGACGTGGAACCTCATGCACCTCGCGCGGATCCTCAAATCCGCCGGCGGCTACCCGAACCAGGGCAACGACCGCAACGCCTGGGACGCGGGCGCGCGCTTCGGCTTCGAGAACCCTGAATACCGCAGCTAA
- a CDS encoding THUMP domain-containing class I SAM-dependent RNA methyltransferase — protein sequence MVNEEIFLVAVPGLEGPLAAEAAALGFAGVKQVPGGVVCSGDLAEAARANVVLRCAVRVLLRVAEFRVMHLAQLDKRAKKVAWTEVLQAGVPVRVEAVCRRSKIYVNKAAVQRIAGGLEAAGIPVAKEAAITVKARIDDDLCTISVDTTGEALHRRGHKEFVGKAPMRETMAAGFLAEKGFDGSQAVVDPMCGSGTFVIEAAEMALGLMPGRSRGFAFEQMAGGSALGGDRSLRRGYLKNGEAGEDAPLRPMFFGFDRNDGAIRGAVKNAERAGVAELVRFERQAISDLTPPDGVAPGIVIVNPPYGGRIGERKLLFGLYGAMGATLAEAFRGWQIGIITSDGGLAKATGLELTAFGPVDHSGTKISMWQAQL from the coding sequence ATGGTGAATGAAGAAATCTTCCTGGTCGCGGTGCCGGGGCTTGAGGGGCCGCTTGCGGCGGAAGCTGCGGCTTTGGGGTTCGCGGGCGTCAAACAGGTGCCGGGCGGGGTGGTCTGTTCCGGCGATCTGGCGGAGGCGGCGCGGGCCAATGTCGTGCTGCGCTGCGCGGTGCGGGTGCTGCTGCGGGTGGCGGAATTCCGAGTGATGCATCTGGCGCAGTTGGACAAGCGCGCCAAGAAGGTGGCCTGGACCGAGGTGTTGCAGGCGGGCGTCCCGGTACGGGTCGAGGCCGTGTGCCGCCGGTCCAAAATCTACGTCAACAAGGCAGCGGTGCAGCGGATCGCGGGCGGGCTGGAGGCGGCGGGGATCCCGGTGGCGAAAGAGGCCGCGATCACCGTGAAGGCGCGGATCGACGACGATCTCTGCACGATATCGGTCGATACCACCGGCGAGGCGCTGCATCGGCGCGGGCACAAGGAATTCGTCGGCAAGGCACCGATGCGCGAGACCATGGCGGCGGGTTTCCTCGCCGAGAAGGGGTTCGACGGGAGCCAGGCGGTGGTCGACCCGATGTGCGGCTCGGGCACCTTCGTGATCGAAGCCGCCGAGATGGCGCTGGGCCTGATGCCGGGGCGGTCGCGGGGGTTTGCTTTCGAACAGATGGCCGGCGGCAGCGCGCTGGGCGGGGACAGGAGCCTCCGGCGGGGATATTTGAAGAACGGGGAAGCGGGGGAAGACGCGCCCCTGCGTCCGATGTTTTTCGGCTTTGACCGTAATGACGGGGCGATCCGGGGGGCCGTGAAGAATGCCGAGCGGGCCGGGGTTGCGGAACTGGTGCGGTTCGAGCGGCAGGCGATCAGTGATCTGACGCCGCCCGACGGTGTGGCGCCGGGGATCGTGATCGTGAACCCGCCCTATGGCGGGCGGATCGGCGAGCGCAAGCTGCTCTTCGGCCTTTATGGAGCGATGGGGGCGACGCTTGCCGAGGCCTTCCGGGGCTGGCAGATCGGGATCATCACCAGCGACGGCGGGTTGGCCAAGGCCACGGGGTTGGAGCTGACGGCCTTCGGACCGGTGGATCATTCGGGCACGAAAATCAGCATGTGGCAGGCGCAGCTCTAG
- a CDS encoding I78 family peptidase inhibitor encodes MTRIPLVLTLIALPAMAMAQTTDDPDLTDACGASGFAGLVGQSGEIADMLELEQTTRVIRPGTIVTRDYRLDRINFDIDDDGTITRVYCG; translated from the coding sequence ATGACCCGCATTCCCCTTGTCCTGACCTTGATCGCCCTCCCTGCAATGGCCATGGCGCAGACGACGGACGACCCCGATCTGACGGATGCCTGCGGCGCGTCGGGCTTTGCCGGGCTTGTCGGACAGAGCGGTGAGATCGCCGATATGCTGGAGCTGGAGCAAACCACGCGGGTGATCAGGCCCGGTACGATCGTGACGCGGGACTACCGGCTGGACCGGATCAACTTCGATATCGACGACGACGGCACGATCACGCGCGTCTATTGCGGCTAG
- a CDS encoding SecDF P1 head subdomain-containing protein produces MRLVSAAFAALVAGLPSLAPAQTETPLELGIPGDMVLAARSAFTIVNAEDDRLVLFAHAGFLPVVRDYAHAAPAAGISVSICGHPFPPFQPGDQMGAGRMDIPLGDRETARLAADVLAGLADCDSFTAHHGAAAPAPLGLTLSSPSDSYAVRPDEVLSISPGTSPHTGAVIINLAFGPDLAAWIEVETGEHIGETIEISVCGEVITAPTVQVPIAGGNIQIHGGFTKTEAETMAARILGEIPCAPPPSPDN; encoded by the coding sequence ATGCGCCTTGTCTCCGCCGCCTTTGCAGCCCTCGTCGCAGGGCTGCCGTCGCTCGCCCCTGCACAGACCGAGACGCCGCTGGAACTCGGGATACCGGGTGACATGGTGCTCGCCGCGCGCTCTGCGTTCACCATCGTCAATGCAGAGGACGACCGATTGGTCCTGTTTGCCCACGCGGGGTTCCTGCCGGTGGTGCGTGACTATGCCCATGCCGCGCCTGCGGCGGGGATCAGCGTCTCCATCTGCGGCCATCCCTTTCCCCCGTTCCAACCGGGCGACCAGATGGGCGCGGGCCGGATGGATATTCCGCTTGGCGATCGGGAAACCGCCCGGCTGGCGGCGGATGTGCTTGCGGGGCTTGCCGATTGTGACAGCTTCACCGCCCATCACGGCGCTGCCGCGCCCGCGCCCCTTGGGCTGACCCTGTCCAGCCCGTCAGACAGCTACGCGGTGCGCCCGGATGAGGTGTTGTCGATCAGCCCGGGCACCTCGCCCCATACCGGCGCGGTGATCATCAACCTCGCCTTCGGCCCCGACCTCGCCGCGTGGATCGAAGTGGAAACCGGCGAGCATATCGGCGAGACGATCGAAATATCGGTATGCGGAGAGGTCATCACCGCGCCGACGGTGCAAGTGCCGATTGCCGGGGGCAACATCCAGATCCATGGCGGATTTACCAAGACCGAGGCGGAAACCATGGCCGCGCGCATCCTGGGAGAGATTCCCTGCGCGCCTCCGCCATCCCCGGACAACTGA
- a CDS encoding NYN domain-containing protein, with the protein MANDTPLLAVLIDADNTSHKHAQAIFEEIARFGEASVRRIYGDFSSTHMKGWSGVQSEYGIVPHHQPANTVGKNASDIALVIDAMDILHSGRFDGFVLVSSDSDFTRLASRIREQGLDVYGIGQRKTPEAFRKACKRFIFIENILPDQPKGTTTETKAETKPKARPINEARDLIFRAMEAIEQDDDWYSLGQLGQYMTAANPDFDTRTYGARKLSDLVESLKMLEVTRGQGNQLLVRRLD; encoded by the coding sequence ATGGCCAATGATACTCCGCTGCTTGCCGTCCTGATCGACGCAGACAACACGTCCCACAAACACGCTCAGGCAATTTTCGAAGAGATCGCGCGCTTCGGCGAGGCCTCGGTTCGGCGCATCTACGGGGATTTCAGCTCCACCCATATGAAGGGTTGGTCCGGCGTTCAGTCGGAATACGGCATCGTCCCGCATCACCAGCCCGCCAACACGGTCGGCAAGAACGCCAGCGACATCGCGCTGGTGATCGATGCGATGGATATCCTGCATTCGGGGCGCTTCGACGGCTTCGTGCTGGTCTCCTCGGACAGCGACTTCACCCGCCTCGCCAGCCGCATCCGGGAACAGGGCCTCGACGTTTACGGCATCGGCCAGCGCAAGACGCCCGAGGCCTTCCGCAAGGCCTGCAAGCGGTTCATCTTCATCGAGAACATCTTGCCGGATCAGCCCAAGGGTACCACCACCGAGACGAAGGCGGAGACCAAGCCGAAGGCGCGCCCGATCAACGAAGCCCGTGACCTTATTTTCCGCGCGATGGAGGCGATCGAGCAGGACGACGACTGGTATTCCCTCGGGCAGCTCGGCCAATACATGACCGCCGCCAACCCCGATTTCGACACCCGCACTTATGGCGCGCGCAAGCTGAGCGATCTGGTGGAGAGCCTGAAGATGCTGGAAGTGACGCGCGGCCAGGGCAACCAATTGCTGGTGCGCCGGCTCGATTGA
- a CDS encoding TetR/AcrR family transcriptional regulator: MNAELQPKKGRKYDQVIEGARAVFMREGFEGASVDEIARDAGVSKATLYSYFPDKQRLFLEVLKQGCTAQSEVEVLFEQPGLSVEEKLVVICKTLLTFFVSDFGQNMFRVCVAEAKRFPELGETFYDSGPKHWGEKIAGFLRSEQALAVLDIDDPLLAADQLAQLCRTDLMLKVMFGIESDPSEEELDRIVNEAVRTFLARYKRV, encoded by the coding sequence ATGAATGCGGAACTGCAGCCCAAGAAGGGTCGCAAGTACGATCAGGTGATCGAAGGCGCCCGCGCCGTTTTCATGCGTGAAGGCTTCGAGGGCGCCTCTGTGGACGAGATCGCCCGCGACGCCGGGGTCTCCAAGGCGACGCTCTACAGTTACTTTCCCGACAAGCAGCGCCTGTTTCTGGAGGTTCTCAAACAGGGCTGCACCGCGCAATCCGAGGTCGAGGTGCTGTTCGAGCAGCCGGGCCTGAGCGTCGAGGAAAAGCTCGTGGTGATCTGCAAGACGCTGCTGACCTTCTTCGTCAGCGATTTCGGGCAGAACATGTTCCGCGTTTGCGTGGCCGAGGCCAAGCGCTTCCCCGAGTTGGGAGAGACCTTCTATGACAGCGGCCCCAAGCATTGGGGCGAGAAGATCGCCGGGTTCCTGCGCAGCGAACAGGCGTTGGCCGTGCTCGATATCGACGATCCCCTGCTGGCTGCCGACCAGCTGGCGCAGCTCTGCCGGACAGACCTGATGCTCAAGGTCATGTTCGGGATCGAGAGCGACCCCTCCGAAGAGGAGCTCGACCGGATCGTGAACGAGGCCGTGCGGACCTTCCTCGCGCGCTACAAGCGGGTCTGA
- a CDS encoding AEC family transporter has translation MLEIFLKTLPFFALIALGFQACRTGFFTSEAAAYLTKFVFYFALSAMLFRFAANLSLAEIFDWQFVGAYLTACIVVYVIATAVAMFRKRPVTEAAFEAQCAIIGNVGFLGIPMLVVLLGEAAAGPVILVLSVDLIVFSSLIVIIVTGSRDGRMSIGVLRTVGLGLLKNPMIVSIVLGLAWSATGWTLPVPMDEFTAILGAAATPGALFAIGASLAGKSAERMSVAGWLTFCKLVLHPAAVAVAALLLFDVPDYDAAVMIAAASLPVAGNVYILAQHYGVAPQRVSAAILISTALSIITVSAVIAWLAPISGA, from the coding sequence ATGCTTGAGATCTTCCTGAAGACGCTGCCATTTTTCGCCTTGATCGCCTTGGGCTTTCAAGCCTGCCGAACGGGGTTCTTCACCTCCGAAGCAGCCGCCTACCTGACGAAATTCGTCTTCTACTTCGCGCTCTCGGCGATGCTGTTCCGCTTCGCCGCCAACCTGTCGCTGGCCGAGATCTTCGACTGGCAGTTTGTGGGCGCCTATCTGACGGCCTGCATCGTCGTCTACGTCATCGCCACCGCCGTCGCCATGTTCCGCAAGCGCCCGGTGACCGAGGCCGCCTTCGAGGCCCAATGCGCCATCATCGGCAACGTGGGTTTCCTCGGCATCCCGATGCTCGTCGTCCTGTTGGGCGAAGCCGCCGCAGGGCCGGTGATCCTTGTGCTGTCGGTCGACCTCATCGTCTTCTCCAGCCTGATCGTGATCATCGTGACCGGCAGCCGCGACGGGCGCATGTCCATCGGCGTGCTGCGCACCGTGGGATTGGGGTTGCTGAAGAACCCGATGATCGTCTCCATCGTTCTGGGTCTTGCATGGTCAGCGACCGGCTGGACCCTGCCGGTGCCGATGGACGAGTTCACCGCGATCCTCGGTGCCGCCGCGACGCCCGGCGCGTTGTTCGCCATCGGCGCCTCGCTCGCAGGCAAATCCGCCGAGCGCATGTCCGTCGCGGGTTGGCTCACCTTCTGCAAACTGGTGCTGCACCCGGCCGCCGTCGCGGTGGCCGCGCTGCTTTTGTTCGACGTACCGGATTACGATGCGGCGGTGATGATCGCGGCGGCGTCGCTCCCGGTGGCTGGCAACGTCTATATCCTCGCGCAGCACTATGGGGTCGCGCCGCAGCGGGTCTCGGCGGCGATCCTGATCTCGACCGCCCTGTCGATCATCACGGTCTCGGCCGTCATCGCCTGGCTGGCCCCGATCTCCGGCGCCTGA
- the fghA gene encoding S-formylglutathione hydrolase: METISENKAFGGTQGVYKHRSDATGGDMTFGLFLPGEAADGPVPVLWYLSGLTCTHENAMSKAGAQGWAAEQGIAVIFPDTSPRGEGVADDEAYDLGQGAGFYVNATESPWAPHFKMWDYITEDLPDLVFKTFALERDRQAITGHSMGGHGALTIAMQHPDRFASVSAFAPICNPTDSDWGRKQLGAYLGADESKWAPHDATLLMRDKGFDGPMLIDTGTDDQFGDLLKTEALAHAAALRRQEIQLRMQPGYDHSYFFVSSFMEDHITFHAEALYSA, encoded by the coding sequence ATGGAAACCATTTCCGAAAACAAGGCCTTCGGCGGCACGCAGGGCGTCTACAAACACCGCTCGGACGCGACCGGTGGCGACATGACCTTCGGCCTGTTCCTCCCCGGAGAGGCCGCGGACGGTCCGGTGCCGGTGCTGTGGTACCTCTCCGGCCTGACCTGCACCCATGAGAACGCGATGAGCAAGGCGGGCGCACAGGGGTGGGCCGCCGAACAGGGCATCGCGGTGATCTTTCCCGACACCTCGCCGCGCGGCGAAGGCGTGGCCGACGACGAGGCCTATGACCTCGGACAGGGCGCGGGCTTCTACGTGAACGCGACCGAGAGCCCCTGGGCGCCGCATTTCAAGATGTGGGATTACATCACCGAGGATCTGCCCGACCTGGTCTTCAAGACCTTCGCGCTGGAACGTGACCGGCAGGCGATCACCGGCCATTCCATGGGCGGCCACGGCGCGCTGACCATCGCGATGCAGCATCCTGACCGCTTCGCCTCGGTCTCGGCCTTCGCGCCGATCTGCAACCCGACCGACAGCGACTGGGGCCGCAAGCAGTTGGGCGCCTACCTCGGCGCGGACGAGAGCAAATGGGCCCCCCATGATGCGACGCTGCTGATGCGCGACAAGGGCTTTGACGGCCCAATGCTGATCGACACCGGCACCGACGATCAATTCGGCGACCTGCTGAAGACGGAAGCGCTGGCCCACGCCGCCGCCCTGCGTCGGCAGGAGATTCAACTGCGGATGCAGCCGGGCTACGACCATTCCTACTTCTTCGTGTCGAGCTTCATGGAAGATCACATCACTTTCCACGCCGAAGCGCTCTACAGCGCCTGA
- a CDS encoding HAD family hydrolase yields MAAPVQAVIFDIGNVLIEWQPERHYDRVVGERRRKEMFAAVDLHAMNDRVDQGENFHRVVHACAAENPDFRDDIIRWHDDWLLMASPAIPHAVTLLRNLRRRDVAVFALSNFGIETFEIALLEYPFLNEFDRAYISGHMGVTKPDPAIYAQVEADCGLPPESLLFADDRIDNIEAAAARGWQTHLFDGAAGWAARLVREGLLNEEEAGP; encoded by the coding sequence ATGGCGGCTCCGGTTCAGGCCGTCATCTTCGACATCGGCAACGTGCTGATCGAGTGGCAACCCGAGCGGCATTATGACCGCGTCGTGGGCGAGCGCCGTCGGAAAGAGATGTTCGCCGCCGTGGACCTGCACGCGATGAACGACCGCGTGGATCAGGGGGAGAATTTCCACCGCGTGGTCCACGCCTGTGCGGCGGAGAACCCGGACTTCAGGGACGACATCATCCGCTGGCATGACGATTGGCTGCTTATGGCCTCACCCGCCATCCCGCACGCTGTCACGCTGCTGCGCAACTTGCGCCGTCGCGACGTGGCGGTCTTTGCGCTGTCGAACTTCGGTATCGAGACCTTCGAGATCGCCCTCTTGGAGTATCCTTTCCTGAACGAGTTCGACCGCGCCTACATCTCGGGGCACATGGGCGTCACCAAGCCCGACCCGGCGATCTACGCGCAGGTGGAAGCGGATTGTGGCCTGCCGCCCGAGAGCCTGCTTTTCGCCGACGACCGGATCGATAATATCGAAGCTGCGGCAGCGCGGGGATGGCAGACCCATCTGTTTGACGGCGCCGCCGGATGGGCTGCAAGGCTTGTCCGTGAAGGATTGTTGAACGAGGAGGAAGCGGGGCCATGA